One Candidatus Binatia bacterium genomic region harbors:
- a CDS encoding YaeQ family protein, with translation MSATVRSFHLELANIDDNVYETLKFRVAQHPSENADRVVVRVLARALSRDENLEFGRGLDHTDEPALWSHDDSGQLRLWVDVGAPAASRLHRAHKHAEEVRVFTDKNLTGLQKEWRGQKIHRADAIKVMVFAPAFIAELAETIEKQNPWNITLHDGELTVTVGEKSIGCSPQLTTVSAIVQS, from the coding sequence ATCTCAGCCACCGTGCGCAGCTTCCATCTGGAGCTGGCCAATATAGACGACAACGTCTACGAGACCCTCAAGTTTCGTGTCGCTCAGCACCCCTCGGAAAATGCCGATAGAGTCGTGGTGCGCGTCTTGGCCCGAGCGCTTTCTCGCGACGAGAACCTCGAATTTGGTCGCGGCCTCGACCACACCGACGAACCGGCCTTGTGGAGCCATGATGACAGCGGGCAGCTGCGTCTCTGGGTGGACGTCGGCGCACCTGCCGCATCGAGACTTCATCGCGCCCATAAACATGCCGAAGAGGTCCGCGTGTTTACCGACAAGAATCTCACCGGCCTGCAAAAGGAGTGGCGCGGCCAGAAGATTCATCGCGCAGACGCCATCAAGGTGATGGTTTTCGCACCCGCATTCATCGCCGAGCTCGCCGAGACGATCGAGAAACAGAACCCTTGGAATATTACCCTGCACGATGGCGAGTTAACCGTCACCGTGGGCGAAAAAAGCATCGGCTGCAGTCCGCAGCTCACGACCGTCAGCGCCATCGTCCAGTCCTGA
- a CDS encoding glycosyltransferase family 9 protein: protein MKVLIVRFSSIGDIVLTTPVIRVLREQLPSVEIHYLTKAKYRDVLAYHPSIDRLWTIDKDVVEVGAALQAEAFDHVVDLHANFRSSRVRSLLDAPATTFRKLSLQKWLFTTFHWNLLPDLHVVDRYLSTLEGIGVRADDQGLDYFLGPDDVVAAQGLPEGFRTGFVAIVIGGQHPGKLYPTDRTAEVCRLIGLPVILLGGPEDQGRGDQIVEAAGASVYNACGRYSFNQSVSLLQQSSVVVTNDTGLMHAAAALKKRVISIWGATVPEFGMSPYRPGIGSQILEPSCECRRPYSKLGNKVFYKPAYNCWDGLEPAVVAAAVLAD, encoded by the coding sequence ATGAAAGTTCTGATCGTCCGCTTCAGCTCGATCGGAGATATCGTGCTCACGACTCCGGTGATTCGTGTTTTGCGTGAGCAACTGCCGAGCGTCGAGATTCATTATCTCACCAAGGCGAAATATCGGGACGTGCTCGCCTATCATCCCTCGATCGATCGGCTCTGGACGATCGACAAAGACGTGGTCGAAGTCGGAGCGGCCTTGCAGGCTGAAGCTTTCGACCATGTGGTTGATTTGCACGCGAACTTTCGCTCCTCGCGGGTACGCTCTTTACTGGATGCCCCCGCAACGACCTTTCGGAAACTGAGTCTCCAGAAGTGGCTTTTTACGACCTTTCATTGGAACCTGCTCCCGGACCTTCACGTTGTGGACCGATACCTGTCGACTCTCGAGGGAATTGGAGTGCGCGCAGATGATCAGGGGTTGGACTATTTCCTGGGTCCCGACGATGTGGTGGCTGCACAGGGGCTGCCCGAGGGGTTTCGTACCGGGTTCGTTGCAATCGTGATTGGCGGACAGCACCCTGGAAAACTCTACCCGACCGATCGCACGGCCGAGGTGTGTCGTCTGATCGGGTTGCCGGTAATCTTGCTTGGTGGCCCCGAAGATCAGGGTCGGGGGGACCAGATTGTCGAGGCGGCTGGGGCTTCGGTTTATAACGCTTGCGGGCGCTACTCGTTCAATCAATCGGTATCGCTGCTGCAGCAGTCCTCGGTGGTGGTCACCAACGATACAGGCCTGATGCATGCCGCTGCCGCGCTGAAAAAGCGCGTCATCTCGATCTGGGGCGCGACGGTCCCTGAATTCGGCATGTCGCCTTATCGCCCGGGTATCGGGTCGCAGATCCTCGAGCCTTCGTGCGAGTGCCGCCGTCCCTACTCCAAGCTGGGCAACAAGGTGTTCTACAAGCCCGCCTATAATTGCTGGGATGGACTCGAACCCGCCGTGGTGGCGGCCGCTGTTTTGGCAGACTGA